CAAGCATCGGCACGCGGTAGACCTCAGGGTAAGCCGTGCGGTATTCAGGGATGCCGTGGCAGCCAATACACATTGCGACCTTGCCTTGGCCCGCCTTCGCGTTGCCGACCACGTCCGCTGCCTGCGCACCGGCCGTATAGCCCGCGAGCACCGTCAGCGCTGCGATCACGACGTGTTTGCCAACGAATTTATTCATAGCATGTAACCTGGCTTGAGGGGAAACGGGCGACCAGAAAGGCAACGGCCCGCGCCGTTATTCTTATAGGGTAGCCACGCAGGCCAAAAAAATCGGGCTAATTGTACCGCGCCGCCGCGCCGAACGTCCACCGCGCGGGGCCGCGGCGCATCCGGCCGCCGCAAAGCCACGGCTAGCGCCGCTTTGCTCCGCCGCGCCCGATCCGCAAGGCGTCGCGGCTGCCATCGCATGCCGCCCGGTCGCGCCGGTTCGACACGGCATTCGACGCCGCATCCAGCCCGCTCTCGCCCGGCGCGCCCGCCCACCGGGCGCGCCGGGCGAGCGTCCGGCCGCTCGCCGGCGCCGCGTGCGTACTCGCCGCGCGCCACGGCACTGCGGGTGACACCTTACGCGAGGCGGTTTCAGGCCAACAGGCCTTCTGACTTATACTGGGTTTTTTCCTGGAAAAGAGCATCTCGCCATGCGTTTCGAAGGCTCATCGCAGTACGTCGCCACCGACGACCTCAAGCTCGCGGTCAATGCCGCGATGACGCTCAAGCGCCCGTTGCTGATCAAGGGCGAACCCGGCACGGGCAAAACCATGCTCGCCGAAGAGGTCGCCGCCGCGCTCGGCATGCCGCTCCAGCAGTGGCACATCAAGTCCACCACCAAGGCGCAGCAGGGTCTGTACGAGTACGACGCGGTGTCGCGCCTGCGCGATTCGCAACTCGGCGACGAACGCGTCAAGGACATCGGCAACTACATCGTCAAGGGCGTGCTGTGGCAGGCGTTCGAGTCGGAGGAACAAACGGTGCTGCTGATCGACGAGATCGACAAGGCCGACATCGAATTCCCCAACGACCTGCTGCGTGAACTCGACCGCATGGAGTTCTACGTGTACGAGACGCACGAGCTGATCCGCGCGAAACAGCGCCCGCTCGTGATCATCACCTCGAACAACGAGAAAGAGCTGCCGGACGCATTCCTGCGCCGCTGCTTCTTTCACTACATCAAGTTCCCCGATCCGGTCACCATGCAGCAGATCGTCGAGGTGCACTATCCCGGCATCAAGAAGGAACTGCTCGCGGCCGCCATGCAGAGCTTTTTCGAACTTCGCAACGTCGCCGGATTGAAGAAGAAACCGTCCACCTCGGAACTGCTCGACTGGCTCAAGCTGCTGCTCGCCGAAGATATTCCGCCGGAAGCGCTGCGCTCGTCCGACCAGAAGCAGATCATTCCGCCGCTGCACGGCGCGCTTCTGAAGAACGAGCAGGACGTGAGCCTGTTCGAGCGGCTGATCTTCATGAATCGCAACAACCGCTGATTGATCTTCGATTGATCGTTGACTGAGCGGCGGGCGCACGGCAGGCCGCGCCTGAAAAGCGCCGCCCCGACCATCCGCCGCCGCAGAGGACCCAGCATGCTGATCGACTTCTTCTACTCGCTGCGCGCCGCCAAACTGCCGGTGTCGGTGAAGGAATACCTGACGCTGCTCGAAGCGCTCAAAGCCAACGTGATCGCGCCGTCGCTCGACGATTTCTACTATCTTGCGCGCATCACGCTGGTGAAGGACGAGCAGTATTTCGACAAGTTCGACCAGGCGTTCGGCGCGTATTTCAAGGGCGTCGCGCAAGCCTCGGAACTCGCCTTCGAGGTCCCGCTCGACTGGTTGAAGAAGAAGCTGCAACGCGACCTGTCGCCGGAAGAAAAAGCGCAGATCGAAGCGATGGGCGGCCTCGACAAGCTCATGGAACGCCTGAAGGAACTGTTCGACGAACAGAAGGAGCGGCACGAAGGCGGCAACAAGTGGATCGGCACGGGCGGCACGTCACCGTTCGGCAATGGCGGCTACAACCCGGAAGGCGTGCGCATCGGCGGCGACGCGGCGGGCAACCGCACCGCCGTCAAGGTCTGGGAAGCGCGCGCCTATCGCGACTACGACGACCAGGTGGAAATCGGCACGCGCAACATCAAGATCGCGCTGCGCCGTTTGCGCCGGTTCGCCCGCGAAGGCGCCGCCGAAGAACTCGATCTGCCCGACACGATCCGCAGTACCGCCGCGAACGCCGGCTGGCTCGACCTGAAGATGGTGCCCGAGCGGCACAACAAGGTGAAAGTGCTGATGCTGCTCGACGTGGGCGGCTCGATGGACGATCACATCAAGCGCACCGAGGAGCTGTTCTCCGCCGCCAAAGCCGAGTTCAAGCACCTCGAGTTCTACTACTTCCACAACTGCGTGTACGACTTCCTGTGGAAGAACAACCGCCGCCGTCACGCCGAGCGCATGCCGACGTGGGACGTGCTGCACAAATTCACGTCCGACTACAAGCTGATCTTCGTCGGCGACGCGACCATGAGCCCCTACGAAGTGCTGCAGCCGGGCGGGTCGGTGGAGTACAACAACGCCGAAGCCGGCGCGGTATGGCTGCGCCGGCTCGCCGATCATTTCCCGCATCACGCGTGGCTCAATCCCGAACCGGAAGGCTTGTGGGCGTACCGGCAATCGGTCAGCGCGATCCGCGAGGTGCTCGGCCACCGCATGTACCCGCTCACGCTCGCCGGTCTCGATACAGCCATGCGCACGCTGAGCAAATAGTCCGCTCAGGTTTTACCTTCAACGATAAGAAAGCATCTGCATGAGTCCGTCTTCCACGCCCGATTTGTCCCCTGCCGTCACGCCGCCCGGGCGCCTCAATCCCTTCGCCGACACGTCGCTGTCGGCCATCGTCGCCGGTTTCGTCGCGATGATGACGGGCTACACCAGTTCGCTCGTGCTGATGTTCCAGGCGGGTCAGGCCGCGCATCTGAGCGATGCGCAGATCTCCTCGTGGATCTGGGCGTTATCGATCGGCATGGCCGTCTGCACGATCGGCCTGTCGCTGCGCTTTCGCGCGCCGATCGTGATCGCCTGGTCGACGCCCGGCGCGGCGCTGCTGGTGTCGTCGCTGCCGCACGTGGCTTATGCGGAGGCGATCGGCGCGTTTATCGTGTGTGCGCTGCTGCTTACGCTGGTCGGCCTGACCGGCTGGTTCGACACGCTCATGAAGAAGATCCCGGCGGGCATCGCCTCGGCCTTGCTGGCGGGCATCCTGTTCGAGATCGGCATCGAGATTTTCCGCGCCGCGCAATTCCAGACCGCGCTCGTGCTGGCCATGTTCTTCACCTACCTGATCGTAAAACGGCTCGCACCCCGCTATGCGATCGTCACGACGCTGATCGTCGGCACGGCGGCGGCCGGCGCACTGGGACTGCTCGACTTCAGCCGCTTCCACGTCGCGCTGGCGCAGCCGGTGTTCACGATGCCGGCGTTTTCAGTGGCGGCCAGCGTCAGCATCGGGATTCCGCTCTTCGTCGTCGCGATGGCGTCGCAGAACGTGCCGGGCATCGCCGTGCTGCGCGCGGACGGCTACACCACGCCGTCCGCGCCGCTGATTTCGACCACCGGCATCGCCTCGCTGCTGCTCGCGCCGTTCGGCTCGCACGGCATCAATCTTGCGGCGATTACCGCGGCGATCTGCACCGGCCCTGAAGCGCACGAGAACCGCAACAAGCGCTATACGGCGGCGGTGTGGTGCGGCATCTTCTACCTGATCGCCGGGATTTTCGGCGCGACCATCGCCGCGCTGTTCGCGGCCTTGCCGAAGGCGCTGGTGGTCTCCGTCGCGGCGCTGGCGCTGTTCGGCTCGATCATGAGCGGGCTCGCCAACGCCATGCAGGACCTGAAGCAGCGCGAGGCGGCGCTGGTCACGTTCATGGTGACCGCGTCCGGGCTGACTTTGTTGTCCATCGGCTCGGCTTTCTGGGGACTGGTGGCGGGCGTGCTGACGCAAGTGGTGTTGAACGCGCGGCGTGCCTGAGGCGACCGCTGGACGAGGCGGCGGCTCGATGTCCAGCCGCTTGGTGTAGGCAAAGGCGGTTGGCAACATCGGTCAGCAAAAAGCGCTCGGCGGAATCGGTCAGCGCGAGATCGGTCGGCGGAAAATGCCGCCTGAAATCCGTGTGAACGGACCGCCGCGGGCAAGTGTCAATACCGCATCAGCCGATCCGCCATAGAATAGGAGCATCCGGCAGCGCTTTCCGTCAAAATTCCCCGGCAAGATGACGGGCAGTGCTGCAGCGTCACCCGCGGCCGCCGGATCTGGTTTGCGTTTCAGGCCGGCGGCGACCTCATTTCTCCTGAACCACGGCGCGCGCGCCCTGAAGGCCCGAACATGACAACCGCACTCGATCAACTCAAGCAATTCACCACCGTCGTCGCCGATACCGGCGACTTCCAGCAGCTCGCCCAGTACAAGCCGCAGGACGCGACCACCAATCCGTCGCTGATTCTGAAAGCGGTGCAGAAAGACGACTACAAGCCGCTGCTCGAAAAGACCGTGAAAGCCCACGCGTCGAAGCCGGTCGGCGCGATCATCGACCAGTTGCTAATCGCCTTCGGCACCGAAATTCTCAAGATCATTCCGGGCCGCGTCTCGACGGAAGTCGACGCGCGCCTCTCGTTCGACACGCAAGCCTCGATCGCCAAGGGCCGCGAACTGATCTCGTTGTACAAGGAGCACGGCATTGGCCGCGAACGCGTGCTGATCAAGCTGGCTTCCACGTGGGAAGGCGTCCGCGCGGCCGAAGTGCTGCAGAAGGAAGGCATCCACTGCAACATGACGCTGCTGTTCTCGCTCGCCCAGGCGGCCGCCTGCGCCGAAGCGGGCGCGCAACTGATCTCGCCGTTCGTCGGCCGGATTTACGACTGGTACAAGAAGAACGCCGGCAGCGCGTGGGACGAAGCGAAAGACGGCGGCGCCAACGACCCGGGCGTCAAATCGGTGCGCCGCATTTACGCGTACTACAAGAAGTTCGGCTACAAGACCGAGGTGATGGGCGCGAGCTTCCGCACGCCGGGTCAGATTCTGGAACTGGCCGGCTGCGATCTGCTGACCATCAGTCCGGATCTGCTGCAAAAGCTGCAGGACAGCACCGATAAGGTGGAACGCAAGCTGTCGCCGGATATCGCCAAGGATGTGGATATCGAACGCGTGCCGGTTGATGAATCGTCGTTCCGGTTTCTCGTCAACGACGAAGCTATGGCGACTGAGAAGCTCGCCGAAGGGATTCGGGCCTTTGCTGCGGACGCGGTCAAGCTGGAAAAGCTGATCGAAGCGTTGCGTTAAGGTTCGCTTGCGCTGGTTGAAACGGCGCTTTCCGCACGCGGCCCTGGACTTTATGGTTCGGGGCCGTGTGGCGTTTACGGGCCTGCGGCGGGTGTGGGTGCATTTGGACCGCGTCGGGCATCGGTGTGCTTACGGCATTTAGTCACCATTGTCGCCTGAGGGGCGGCTAGAATCTTCTGCAAGGGCGCTTCATGGTGGTCTATTAGCGTTGCCCCTGTGCGGGGCGGCACCTACTTTCTTTGCCGCGGCAAAGAAAGTAGGCAAAGAAAGCCGCTTCACACCGCTAATTCTTAAGCGGGTCCCTCGCGCAGCCACGCTAGTGGTACATCTGGAATCCGTGTCCTCGCACATTCCGCGTGAGTGACAAGGCGCTCATTCTTCCGGCGGCGCTGCGCGCGCCGTCGCGGTTCTTCTTCGAACCGTTGGCTCTTGCAGTGGCTTTTCGCGGAGATCGCGCGCCGCTCACCCTGTTTCCGGAGACGATCATGCTGGTTCAACCTTACGTGTTTTTCAACGGACGTTGCGAGGAAGCGCTCGACTATTACTGCGCGAAGCTCGGCGCGCAAGTGACCTTCATGATGCGCTACAAGGAGGCGCCGCCCGATCCGCAAAATCAGCCGCGTCCCGGTCTCGAAGAAAAGATCATGCACGCCAACGTGCGGATGGGTTCGACCGACTGGATGGCCTCGGACGGCCATTGTGACCCCGCTGCCACGATGAACGGCTTCAGCCTCTCACTGACCGCCGACGACGCCGCCTCCGCCGAAAAATACTTCAATGCGCTCGCCGACGGCGGCCAGGTGACGCTGCCGTTTCAGCCGACTTTCTGGAGCAAGGGCTTCGGGATGGTGGTCGACCGCTTCGGTCTCATGTGGATGGTGACAGTGCCGGAAGGTTGAGGGCGATAGCCAGGACTACGCCTTCAGCAAAGTCCTCGAATGCCGTTCGATGTTCCAGTTCGGCTCGGTTTCCAGCAACCGCTCGCGCAGCCGGTCCACCTGTTCGGCAAGCCGCTGGCCGAGCCAATACGGCCCCTGCAAGTCGGACGGCAGCTTGAGCGCCGCGTCGCTGTCCCTCTGCGCAAGCGGCGACGCGGCCGGAATGCCGAAGCGCGTCGCCCGGCCAAAGCGCAGGCCGCGCGCCATCGCCAGCAAAATCGAACGCACGGTGCGCACCTCCAGGCCGCAGTGCGCGGCATACGCGGCACGCGCCACGGCGTCGGCTTGCATCAACGGACCCGTGGCGAGCAACTCCAGCGAACTGAGCACCGAGCGGTGCAGCCGCTGAATTTCTTCGAGCTTCGACTGCGGCAGGTCGATTTCCTTCGCCACCGAAGGCATCAGCGAACGCAATTGCACGAGCCGCTTGTGGATCGCCAGAAAGCGCTTCACCTGCTCCTCCTCGCTGATCGTCTCGCCCTCCAGCAGCCGCGTGTAGACGCGCGCGCATTCGCGCAGATTCGTCGCGAGTCCATAGCGCCACGAATAGGTGGCATGCAGCGGCAGCGCGAACGAAAACGCCAGCGCGATCACGATACCGATCAGCACGTTCAGTGTGCGCCACAGGCCGACTTCGATCAGGTTGTCGCCGTGCCCCGCGACGATACACATGGTAATGGCCGTCAAGAGCCCGATATAGCCCGACGAGCCGATCGCGAACCACGCGCAGATACCCGCGACGATCGACATCAGCACATAGGTGAGCGGCGCCGACCCAGTGAGGTTCTGCAGCACGATCAGCGAAAGCCCGATCGACGCTCCGAGCAGCGTGCCGGCCGCCCGTTCGGCCGCCTTCTTGCGGATGTTGCCGTGATGCTGCAAGCCGCCGATCACCACCAGCAAGGTGACCGAGGACCAGATGCCGTGCGGAATGTCGATCCCGGTGGTCGCCAGAATCGAAACCAGCATGGCCAGCCCGACGCGCAGACTGTGCAGCACCCTGGCGTGGCGATAGCGGTAGTAAGGTGACGTAACCGCGCGGACCATCCGGCTGAGCGCCGAGCGGCGTGGAATCACGGTGTGGGAATCGGCAGAAGCCATGGCGGCGCGCTCGATGCGGTGATGGTCGGTCCCGCTATCCTGCCCTGGAGTGGCGCTATAAGACAAACGCCCGCACACTTTCGTATGCGGGCGTTGCGGTTTTCAGGCTGTCGGGCCACGTGAAGCAGCACGGCATAAAGTGGGCATGATCAGCTTTCGACCACGTCCAGATAGTCTTCCGGACGGGTACGGTCTTCGGCGCGCTGCATGCCGGCGGCGCGCACCAGCAGGCTCACCACCACCGCCACCACCAGGTTCACGATTAGCGACCACACCGCCGCGTAGCCCGGAATCGCCATGCCGAACAGGTGGATCGTGAAGATCGAGCCGGCCAGCTTCAGCGAAATCGCCATCCACGTGCCGGTTGCGATGCCGACCGCCCAGCCGATCAGCAGGCCGCGGTAGTCGAGCACGCGCGTGTACAGACCCAGCACGATCGCCGGCAGCGTCTGGATGATCCAGATGCCGCCGAGCAGTTGCAACTGGATCGCATACGTGAGCGGCAGGCCGAGAATGAACGCCACCGCGCCGACCTTGACGATCAGCGAGACCAGCTTCGCGACATTGGTCTCCTGCTCGTGCGTCATGTTGCGGTTGACGAACTCCTTGTGGATGTTGCGCGTGTACAGGTTCGCGGCCGCGATCGACATGATCGCCGCCGGCACCAGCGCGCCGATGCCGATCGCCGCGAACGCCACGCCGACGAACCACGACGGGAAGTAATGCAGGAACAGCGCCGGCACCGCGAAGTTCGGACCGAATGCCTTGAAGTACGGCGCGAACTCCGGCATGTCCTTCACGCCCGAGGCCAAGGCCATGAAGCCGAGCAGCGCGAGCAGGCCGAGCACCAGCGAGTAAGCCGGCAGCATCGCCATGTTGCGGCGGATCGTGTTACCCGAATTCGACGACAGTACCGCCGTAATCGAGTGCGGATACAGGAACAGCGCGAGCGCCGAACCCACCGCGAGCGTCGCGTACGCGCTGTAGCCGTTCAGGCTCGACACGTCCGGCGCCTTGAGCAGCAGCTTGGCCGGCGGCACCACGCTGAAGATGTGGCCGAAGCCGCCCAGTTGCGGCGGAATCACAATGATCGCCGCGAAGATGGTGATGTAGATCAGGATGTCCTTCACCACCGCGATCATGGCCGGCGCGCGCAGACCCGAGGTGTACGTGTACGCCGCCAGGATCGCGAACGCGATGATGAGCGGCAGATCGCCGACAAAACCCTTGGTGTCGAAACCGAGCGCGCCGATCACCACTTCGATACCGACCAGTTGCAGCGCGATATACGGCATGGTCGCGACGATGCCGGTCACGGCGATCGCCAGAGCGAGCATACGGCTGCCATAGCGCGCCGACACGAAGTCGGCCGATGTCACGTAGCCCTGCCGTTTGGCAATGCTCCACAGTTTCGGGAACACGACGAACGCGAACGGATAGATCAGGATCGTGTACGGCAGCGCGAAGAAACCGGTTGCGCCCGCACCGAATACCAGCGCCGGCACGGCGATGAAGGTGTACGCGGTGTACAGGTCGCCGCCTAGCAGGAACCATGTGACGATGGTGCCGAAGCGCCGGCCGCCGAGGCCCCACTCTTCCAGATGCGCGAGATCGCCGCGCCGCCAGTGGGCCGCGATAAAGCCGAGAATCGTGACGCCGACAAAAAACAGAACGAAGACGAAAGTTGCTATGGCGTTCATTATCGTGCGCCCCCTTGCGGACGGCCGTCGGAACGCGAGCGCGTCTTGGTCTTGAAGTACACGAGCGCCGTGATGACTGCGCTGATCAGCACCCACAGGAGCTGATACCAGTAGAAGAACGGAAAGTCGAACAGCACCGGTTCGACCTTGTTATATGACGGCACCCAGATCATCGCGATCCAGGGCAACAGCAGCAACCAGAGCCAGTTCTTGCTGGCCTTGTTCGCGTCGGCGTCGTGAGCCATGACGTCTCCTCTTCCCTATTATTGAAATGTTGGCCCGTGTTTGACGGGAGGTGGATCC
The nucleotide sequence above comes from Paraburkholderia sp. FT54. Encoded proteins:
- a CDS encoding c-type cytochrome, with product MNKFVGKHVVIAALTVLAGYTAGAQAADVVGNAKAGQGKVAMCIGCHGIPEYRTAYPEVYRVPMLGGQNQAYLENALHGYKKGDRHFETMRAITASLSDQDIADIAAYYAAQNSSSKSNPDK
- a CDS encoding MoxR family ATPase, whose amino-acid sequence is MRFEGSSQYVATDDLKLAVNAAMTLKRPLLIKGEPGTGKTMLAEEVAAALGMPLQQWHIKSTTKAQQGLYEYDAVSRLRDSQLGDERVKDIGNYIVKGVLWQAFESEEQTVLLIDEIDKADIEFPNDLLRELDRMEFYVYETHELIRAKQRPLVIITSNNEKELPDAFLRRCFFHYIKFPDPVTMQQIVEVHYPGIKKELLAAAMQSFFELRNVAGLKKKPSTSELLDWLKLLLAEDIPPEALRSSDQKQIIPPLHGALLKNEQDVSLFERLIFMNRNNR
- a CDS encoding VWA domain-containing protein codes for the protein MLIDFFYSLRAAKLPVSVKEYLTLLEALKANVIAPSLDDFYYLARITLVKDEQYFDKFDQAFGAYFKGVAQASELAFEVPLDWLKKKLQRDLSPEEKAQIEAMGGLDKLMERLKELFDEQKERHEGGNKWIGTGGTSPFGNGGYNPEGVRIGGDAAGNRTAVKVWEARAYRDYDDQVEIGTRNIKIALRRLRRFAREGAAEELDLPDTIRSTAANAGWLDLKMVPERHNKVKVLMLLDVGGSMDDHIKRTEELFSAAKAEFKHLEFYYFHNCVYDFLWKNNRRRHAERMPTWDVLHKFTSDYKLIFVGDATMSPYEVLQPGGSVEYNNAEAGAVWLRRLADHFPHHAWLNPEPEGLWAYRQSVSAIREVLGHRMYPLTLAGLDTAMRTLSK
- a CDS encoding benzoate/H(+) symporter BenE family transporter — protein: MSPSSTPDLSPAVTPPGRLNPFADTSLSAIVAGFVAMMTGYTSSLVLMFQAGQAAHLSDAQISSWIWALSIGMAVCTIGLSLRFRAPIVIAWSTPGAALLVSSLPHVAYAEAIGAFIVCALLLTLVGLTGWFDTLMKKIPAGIASALLAGILFEIGIEIFRAAQFQTALVLAMFFTYLIVKRLAPRYAIVTTLIVGTAAAGALGLLDFSRFHVALAQPVFTMPAFSVAASVSIGIPLFVVAMASQNVPGIAVLRADGYTTPSAPLISTTGIASLLLAPFGSHGINLAAITAAICTGPEAHENRNKRYTAAVWCGIFYLIAGIFGATIAALFAALPKALVVSVAALALFGSIMSGLANAMQDLKQREAALVTFMVTASGLTLLSIGSAFWGLVAGVLTQVVLNARRA
- the tal gene encoding transaldolase — translated: MTTALDQLKQFTTVVADTGDFQQLAQYKPQDATTNPSLILKAVQKDDYKPLLEKTVKAHASKPVGAIIDQLLIAFGTEILKIIPGRVSTEVDARLSFDTQASIAKGRELISLYKEHGIGRERVLIKLASTWEGVRAAEVLQKEGIHCNMTLLFSLAQAAACAEAGAQLISPFVGRIYDWYKKNAGSAWDEAKDGGANDPGVKSVRRIYAYYKKFGYKTEVMGASFRTPGQILELAGCDLLTISPDLLQKLQDSTDKVERKLSPDIAKDVDIERVPVDESSFRFLVNDEAMATEKLAEGIRAFAADAVKLEKLIEALR
- a CDS encoding VOC family protein — protein: MLVQPYVFFNGRCEEALDYYCAKLGAQVTFMMRYKEAPPDPQNQPRPGLEEKIMHANVRMGSTDWMASDGHCDPAATMNGFSLSLTADDAASAEKYFNALADGGQVTLPFQPTFWSKGFGMVVDRFGLMWMVTVPEG
- a CDS encoding FUSC family protein; translated protein: MASADSHTVIPRRSALSRMVRAVTSPYYRYRHARVLHSLRVGLAMLVSILATTGIDIPHGIWSSVTLLVVIGGLQHHGNIRKKAAERAAGTLLGASIGLSLIVLQNLTGSAPLTYVLMSIVAGICAWFAIGSSGYIGLLTAITMCIVAGHGDNLIEVGLWRTLNVLIGIVIALAFSFALPLHATYSWRYGLATNLRECARVYTRLLEGETISEEEQVKRFLAIHKRLVQLRSLMPSVAKEIDLPQSKLEEIQRLHRSVLSSLELLATGPLMQADAVARAAYAAHCGLEVRTVRSILLAMARGLRFGRATRFGIPAASPLAQRDSDAALKLPSDLQGPYWLGQRLAEQVDRLRERLLETEPNWNIERHSRTLLKA
- the mctP gene encoding monocarboxylate uptake permease MctP, producing the protein MNAIATFVFVLFFVGVTILGFIAAHWRRGDLAHLEEWGLGGRRFGTIVTWFLLGGDLYTAYTFIAVPALVFGAGATGFFALPYTILIYPFAFVVFPKLWSIAKRQGYVTSADFVSARYGSRMLALAIAVTGIVATMPYIALQLVGIEVVIGALGFDTKGFVGDLPLIIAFAILAAYTYTSGLRAPAMIAVVKDILIYITIFAAIIVIPPQLGGFGHIFSVVPPAKLLLKAPDVSSLNGYSAYATLAVGSALALFLYPHSITAVLSSNSGNTIRRNMAMLPAYSLVLGLLALLGFMALASGVKDMPEFAPYFKAFGPNFAVPALFLHYFPSWFVGVAFAAIGIGALVPAAIMSIAAANLYTRNIHKEFVNRNMTHEQETNVAKLVSLIVKVGAVAFILGLPLTYAIQLQLLGGIWIIQTLPAIVLGLYTRVLDYRGLLIGWAVGIATGTWMAISLKLAGSIFTIHLFGMAIPGYAAVWSLIVNLVVAVVVSLLVRAAGMQRAEDRTRPEDYLDVVES
- a CDS encoding DUF3311 domain-containing protein codes for the protein MAHDADANKASKNWLWLLLLPWIAMIWVPSYNKVEPVLFDFPFFYWYQLLWVLISAVITALVYFKTKTRSRSDGRPQGGAR